In Rhodamnia argentea isolate NSW1041297 chromosome 11, ASM2092103v1, whole genome shotgun sequence, one genomic interval encodes:
- the LOC115736307 gene encoding protein ANTHESIS POMOTING FACTOR 1: protein MGGVQAEREDKDKVSLELTEEILQSMEVGMSFRDYSGRISSMDFHRASSYLVTASDDESIRLYDVASATCLKTINSKKYGVDLVSFTSHPTTVIYSSKNGWDESLRLLSLHDNKYLRYFKGHHDRVVSLSLCPRKECFISGSLDRTVLLWDQRAEKCQGLLRVQGRPATAYDDPGLVFAIAFGGCIRMFDARKYEKGPFDIFSVGGDVSDANVVKFSNDGRLMLLTTTEGHIYLLDSFRGTLLSTFNVKPTSSKSTLEASFSPEGMFVISGSGDGSVYAWSVRSGKEVASWVSTDTEPPVIKWAPGSLMFATGSSELSFWIPDLSKLGAYVGRK from the exons ATGGGCG gCGTGCAAGCCGAGAGAGAAGACAAGGACAAGGTCTCTCTGGAGCTCACCGAGGAGATTCTCCAGAGCATGGAAGTTGGCATGTCGTTTAGAGACTAT AGTGGCAGAATCAGTTCCATGGATTTTCACCGGGCGTCGAGCTATCTGGTGACAGCCAGCGACGACGAGTCTATTCGCCTTTATGATGTGGCAAGCGCAAC ATGTCTGAAGACAATTAATAGCAAAAAGTATGGGGTTGATCTGGTCTCATTCACTTCTCATCCGACGACTGTTATATACTCCTCAAAGAATGGTTGGGATG AATCACTAAGGCTATTATCCTTGCATGACAACAAGTACCTGCGCTACTTTAAAGGTCACCATGACAG ggTTGTCTCGCTTAGCTTGTGCCCGCGCAAGGAATGCTTTATCTCTGGTTCTCTGGATCGCACTGTTTTACTCTGGGATCAACGAGCTGAGAAGTGTCAG GGTCTTTTACGTGTACAAGGAAGGCCTGCCACAGCTTATGATGATCCGGGCCTGGTTTTTGCAATTGCTTTTGGAGGATGCATTAGAATGTTTGATGCTCGCAAATATGAAAAA ggTCCTTTCGACATCTTTTCTGTTGGGGGAGATGTGTCCGATGCAAACGTTGTTAAGTTTAGCAATGATGGAAGGCTTATGCTTTTGACTACCACGGAAGGGCATATTTATCTTCTCGACTCATTCCGAGGCACACTG TTATCCACTTTCAACGTCAAGCCTACATCAAGCAAATCCACCTTGGAGGCATCTTTTAGCCCTGAAGGAATGTTTGTCATTTCGG GTTCCGGAGATGGCAGTGTCTACGCATGGAGCGTAAGGAGCGGGAAAGAG GTTGCAAGCTGGGTAAGTACTGACACTGAGCCTCCCGTCATAAAATGGGCCCCAGGAAGCCTCATGTTTGCGACaggatcgtcggaattatcatTCTGGATTCCCGATCTCTCTAAATTGGGAGCTTACGTTGGAAGAAAGTAG